TAGCTGCTCTTCCTTTTTATGTTGCTGCACTTCTGATTATCACTGATAGATAATGTTATGAAGAGGATTCAaaccatttatttaatgaaaagcGACACCTTGCATGCAATGAAAAAGGACAAAGCTAAATAAGTGCAACTGTTGAGATTAATGTTGCTTGTTGACATAAATGGAGTATTGATGCTATCGGAAATATCCcttaattcaaaatgttttaattttatgggTTGTTCATGCCCAGTTTAGAGTTTAGAGTCAGATTTTCTTATGTTGTGGTTCAATCTACAAACCTGTATGACAGGATTTGACTAGTTTATCATCTAATAAGATCTCATTGTGAATCCAAGAAGTAGATTCCATcaaaattcatttaattaagaaagaaagaaaaaaaagattttagaatTTAGAAAATTGTAGAATGGTTTGATATGAGAACTAATAAACTGGGAAGATCTGAATATTAAACTGGTAAACTTCAGTACTTCTGAagcagtttctttttaaaaaaaatattgaaactttatttattttgccaaatCTGAAATgccaaaatgctgtaaattgtTTACAATGCATCTCTGTAAAGGTCAATGAGTATGAAACCTAATTGTATCTGCTCATTGCTTTTCCATATGTTTGCATAATTTGTGAGATTTAGtctttagttttcttttggCTTCTGGCATGCAAGCTCATGTGAACTTTCTGCATTTAGCTTTCTTCATTATTCTGTCTGAATCGTTAAGGAGCTGTACTTCCTGCCCAGCAGATACCATATTACCAGAGGCTATCCCAAGTGCCACACATCCAGCATACTAACTCCAAATGGCAAAGACAACGTACAGAGAATGGCTCTACGTTTAgtgcgttttctctctctctctctctctctctgtgtctgcctctttCTCATCTCTGTCTAGTCGAGCTTCCATCTGCCATAACTGTCTGCTCACTCCTCCCCACTCCCCTCACCCCCAAACCTCTAAACTCCCAGAAATGACGAAGgaaatgtaaattatatgtCTGGGTCGGCACTCAAACTTTTCTACCCACTCCTTGTCTCTGACGGCGGAGGTGGTTCTGAAGCTACTGGTAGCCTGGAGGGATCCCCTACATGAGCTGCACCGGCGCTTCGCTGGCCAGAAGGGCTTCGACATCTTCAGCCGCAATGTAAAGTCCTGGAGATGAGTGAAACGGTGCACAAGCTCAGGAAAGGAGTGGAGAGAGTAATGGAAAAGGTGCTGGAATAACAAAACACTCACTGCTTTTACCTGttcatatgtgcatgcatgcattgaAAAACACTggctatattattattattattatgtaccAAAAAGGAAGGCTGAGAAACTACTCGGTATAGTATGATGCAACGTGTTcacatgtgtacacatttaCTTGTCTACTgcttaactaaaaaaaaaccaataaaacaaacaaacaaaaaaacatccatctgcccctccccctccacaacAAACACAACTGCTATTGGGGATGGTCAATAACTCAGCGAACAGCCACTTGCCACCTGGTGCCTCGCTGCCCACTGCCAGGAGCCAAGAGGCCCTGAGCGACTATGTGCTTCTCTGCTGCTTCCGCTGCGACTCTGATAAGGTGCAAAACTACTTGAAGATCCTCAAATGCACAACTATGCCAGAATATGGCTGCTCGCTCGCCCCATTGGACTCAGCATGTGCACTCGGCACTTAATACGTCAAGTCCATGCTTGGTCTCCAATTATGTCTACATTCGATTCCCATAGATAAGCAGCCTGAGAACCTGTTTCTGAGAATATGTTTACTAAATTAAAAGGGGGGCTGAGCAAAGGAAGCTGTTCCTGGAATGATACAGAGCTGAAAaagattatattttttaaatgatgagaaggaaaaattaaaaaaataattgcagggggaaaatatatatatatcaccaaTTACCAGTGGAAATTTCGGGAGGGTAGTTCATGAGCATTCGGGTGCATTCGGAAGGTAGTTCAGGCTTTCGGGGAAACATTTCCTGGCGCCAAAAGACTGTAAATGACTATTGGATGACTAGTTCAGCACAACCTAAATAACATAAGGAACTTCATCTTTCCTTTGGTAGGTTCTGGTGCTTCTTCAGTGCTCGGAGGTGACGTAAGGAGGCAGAAGAAGCACCAGCCGCTTCTATACACAACGTCCTGTAGCAACTGTTCAGTGAAACATTCTACCAGTTGACAGCAATATGGTCAGACAGTTCCAAAAAGGATGCTGTTGGTACTCATCCTCACTACCACAATCCTCTCAGCCATAACCAACTCACCAGAGAATTTTTCATAGGTgaagatgacagtttggcatcCACAGTCAGAGATTTGGCATCATGACCATTAGTAACTGAATATTGTGTGCATTGGGACCTCCTACACAATTAGAATGACTAAACAGATTTTGGGATTTGTGTTCTGCCAATGATCATGATCCACAGAATGCATCTCCTGCCGAATGCATTTTCTCGCTTCATTCTTCTTTAGCCCTGTGAAGAAAACACTGCCACTCTTATATGTTACTTAGGTGTGGTTGTTTCAGGAACAAGGATAATACTAGTTCAGTGTTGTTGCAGTCCAATATTTgcaaatatttctttgtaaCTAGTTCCCATGAGTTTATCTGTCAATACctgtgttagctagttagctgctAGGGATCTGATAAGCAGTTGATCAGCATTATCCTACATATATTTCTCTGAAGGTTGTTCACCCAAAGCATTAGTTTACTTAGCTCtctaaattatattttaaaaaattatctaTTAAATTTCTTATGTAAAGTCTGTCACTAAAACAGTTCAACCCATATAAACATTGTGTTTACAGAGCTAGCTACCTGTCCCATAGGAACTAACTCCACCTTTATCCCCTTTGCACATAATTATGTCTATTTTGGAAAAAACTATGCTTGTTTTAGAACTTTTGTAGTGTGGTTCTTTGCCCACAGTACAAGTCCCTGGCAAAACAGGATGTTTACTGGATTCTGCAATGTTTTTTAGTCAAACAGATATAAATTTGGTGGAGCAATGGGGCATTAAAGAGTGTCTCAAAGTGACTGACAGGAGgtcaatgtaaacacaaaacaagactACAGTccagaacatttttaaactgttttttgtaGGCACCTAATACACCAATGTCAAGACTGGCCTTTTTATTCAGAACCATAATTACTGAGTGAGAACACCAAAGACTATTTAATATGCTGATCAAGACCTGCTCATACAGTTATGACATACAAATTAAACAATACTGTCTCATAAAGTAAGAAGAGAATATTCATAGTTTAGCCTATATCAGAGTaagtatatgtaaatatacatgttttaCCTAGCAGTTCCCTATTCCATCCTGTATGGTTCATTAAATAATGATGCTTGTCATTCTCACGCTTTTGTTCAAGGGACTGCTAAAATGTCAGGGCCAAATCAGAGCAGTTCGACTACACAACTGACTCTAAAATGCAGTTATTAATTTTCATTAGTTCATTAGAAAATCCATACATATTAGAGGTTCCATCTAGCAACTGCTGCCAGTTATtccaatgttaaaaaaaaaaaataaaaaaaaccacaatcaTCAGTTCTTCTTTcagacttctttttttttttttttacatttagctgatgctttgatccaaagcaacttacaattacaattcaagtaccttaaccactgtgccAGCACTGCCCTAGAGCATTGGTTTTGTCTCATAAATGAGATCAGGGAGTTTTCAACAGGTCCCACTGAGAGTCAAACTCACATCACTGGATTCAGAGCCCTGAGTACCAACCATTACACCATGGAACCACATAACAAGTCACAGTATAAATGAGCCCAAAATGACAGCTGTCAGTTCACCTCATTCTTAGTACAAAGAAAGCTAAATGGATAATGGCTCAGTCTGTGTTCTCACCCAGTAGTGATGATTTACAGACAGAATGGTTGTCACAGGATGCCAAGGCTGACCTCTTCTCTGATGTCAGTGGAAATCCATCAGATGGTCAATACAACCCCATTGGAGCACGCTTCATCACTGTCTCAGTTCTGTAGCATAGCACTGAGTCACTGTCTATGACTATTGATTGTTGTGTTCATAGCACATTCACAAATTTGGAAAGAGATGTGCAGGGGAAGGGACTTTTGAACAGCTACTTTAGACAGAATACCAAGATACATATTAAACACATGTTAGGATGTTTCTTATGTGTTCCAAGACACTAGGGATTACATAAAGCACCTTAACAGTACTTGCCATAACAATAGATAAACCACCTTGGAGGCCATCACACTGCATGCTTTTCACTGGGGGTTCAAGCAAGTTTTCTCCTACTCCAGTGTTTAACGGAATTGAGTTTACAGCATCTGCAGAAGGTTCAACAGTGAGACTGCTATCCTAAACCCACATCCTCCCAGCCCACTCTGCATCAAGCTTATTCCATAACTGAAACAATAGTGACCACCTCAGTGAATAGAGCCGTACCCAGCCACATTGGCACTGTTAACGCATAGTTAGTGTCATCAGTTCCACCACTCCACCAGTCACATAACACGAGTGCGTCTCAATTAAAGATGCCGTGACAAGCTTAGCCGCTTCCTTAGCAGAAGCGATCTGCGGAAGACCGTCCCTCTGTATGTGGCATCAAATTACACAAATGACACTCTGTCAAGAATCCATCCTACTGTGGCTTTATATACGTAATTCCCGGGCCTGATAGGCTGAGGGGCTAAAGAGAATGAGGGACAGCTGGTGGAGTGAGTGACAGACCTGGCGCTTTTAAACTTTCTGTGCTCCCTAAAGAATCATCAAGAGCAAAACAATTGCTGCTGTGTGACAAGTTAAATATAgttaatacaattaaaataacacagctagctaattaaatgtacattaaataaCTAGCTACTAAACTGATTAACTTGA
This region of Electrophorus electricus isolate fEleEle1 chromosome 2, fEleEle1.pri, whole genome shotgun sequence genomic DNA includes:
- the prl2 gene encoding LOW QUALITY PROTEIN: prolactin 2 (The sequence of the model RefSeq protein was modified relative to this genomic sequence to represent the inferred CDS: deleted 2 bases in 1 codon), which encodes MSRLNTIIPLVVHPPVLVPFCPIAIIFVALLCLDTHVLVDSVPVCTHGPASCHILALARLFDQVNQHLVRVHDLSSDLLSEFELYFLPSRYHITRGYPKCHTSSILTPNGKDNVQRMALRLVVLKLLVAWRDPLHELHRRFAGQKGFDIFSRNKVLEMSETVHKLRKGVERVMEKVLVLGMVNNSANSHLPPGASLPTARSQEALSDYVLLCCFRCDSDKVQNYLKILKCTTMPEYGCSLAPLDSACALGT